In one window of Macadamia integrifolia cultivar HAES 741 chromosome 2, SCU_Mint_v3, whole genome shotgun sequence DNA:
- the LOC122068096 gene encoding protein PHOX1-like isoform X1: MGKPTGKKKAQPQSKGKSGGANAKQNKSGDQGTKAYDKDTAVFITMSQGLKEEGNKLFQQRDYEGAMLKYEKALKLLPRNHIDVAHLHSNMAASYMHMGVADYPKAIRECNLALEVAPKYSKALLKRARCYETINRLELALRDVNTVLSTEPKNLTALELEEGLKKAIENKGIQVGDKGIILAPENIEYLPDSPPCIVKEKNKKKSHKNEKKKAEDKAEEKKIEGKIDEKKAEDKAEEKKIEGKIDEKKAEDKTEEKKIEGKIDEKKAEDRAEENKIEGKMDEKKAEDKVVVEENVGSIKKEEATRTVKFVFGEDIRWAQLPVKCSIVQLRETVRNRFPSSKAVLIKYRDQEGDLVTITTTEELGWAEASAYSQGSLRLYIVEVHPEQEPIFEAIENGKDEEKSWKNQNKIAEIDENGNGEMETRPTCIDDWIIQFACLFKNHVGFNSDAYLNLHELGMKLYSEAMEDTVTSEEAQGLFDIAAEKFQEMAALALFNWGNVHMSRARKRVFFTEDASSESILEQVKTAYEWAQREYVKAGNRYEEALKIKPDFYEGLLALGQQKFEQAKLSWYYAIGHKVDLETWPSSEVIELFDGAEDNMERGMQMWEEMEEQGPIELLKPDKAKTQLKKMGLDGLFKDVSAEEAAEQAANMRSQINLLWGTMLYERSIVEFKLGMPVWEECLEVAVEKFELAGASPTDIAVMIKNHCSNETAPEGVGFKIDEIVQAWNEMYDAKRWQSGVPSFRLEPLFRRRIPKLHHLLENV; the protein is encoded by the exons ATGGGGAAacctacagggaagaagaaggcacAGCCACAGTCAAAAGGGAAATCTGGTGGTGCAAATGCGAAGCAGAACAAATCCGGGGACCAGGGCACTAAGGCTTATGACAAGGACACAGCTGTCTTCATCACCATGTCTCAGGGGCTGAAAGAGGAAGGGAACAAGCTTTTTCAACAGAGGGATTATGAAGGAGCCATGTTGAAGTATGAGAAAGCCCTCAAGTTGCTACCCAGAAACCACATAGATGTAGCCCACCTTCACAGTAACATGGCTGCTTCCTACATGCATATGGGAGTGGCCGATTACCCCAAGGCCATCAGAGAGTGCAATTTGGCTCTTGAAGTGGCGCCCAAGTACAGTAAAGCTCTCTTGAAGAGGGCTCGGTGCTATGAAACTATTAACAGACTTGAATTAGCCTTGAGAGATGTTAATACGGTTCTTAGCACGGAGCCAAAAAATCTCACAGCATTGGAGCTTGAAGAAGGTTTGAAGAAGGCAATTGAGAACAAGGGTATCCAGGTGGGGGATAAAGGGATCATTTTGGCTCCAGAAAACATTGAATATCTTCCTGATTCACCGCCATGTATAGTTAAagagaagaacaaaaagaaaagccataaaaatgagaaaaagaaagctgAAGACAAAGCTGAGGAGAAGAAAATCGAGGGTAAAATTGATGAAAAGAAAGCTGAAGACAAAGCTGAGGAGAAGAAAATCGAGGGTAAAATTGATGAAAAGAAAGCTGAAGACAAAACTGAGGAGAAGAAAATTGAGGGCAAAATTGATGAAAAGAAAGCTGAAGACAGAGCTGAGGAGAATAAAATTGAAGGCAAAATGGATGAAAAGAAAGCTGAAGATAAGGTGGTTGTGGAAGAAAATGTTGGTAgtataaagaaagaagaagccaCTAGAACAGTGAAATTCGTGTTTGGAGAGGATATAAGATGGGCTCAACTACCGGTTAAATGTAGTATTGTGCAGCTGAGGGAGACAGTTAGAAATCGCTTCCCAAGCTCAAAGGCAGTTCTTATCAAATACAGGGATCAAGAAGGTGATTTGGTTACAATCACCACCACTGAAGAGCTGGGATGGGCTGAAGCGTCAGCATATTCTCAGGGTTCACTTAGACTCTACATTGTAGAAGTTCATCCTGAGCAAGAGCCAATATTCGAGGCAATAGAAAATGGTAAAGACGAGGAGAAGTCCTGGaagaaccaaaataaaattgCCGAGATTGACGAGAATGGTAATGGGGAAATGGAAACTAGGCCAACTTGTATTGATGACTGGATCATCCAGTTTGCTTGTCTGTTCAAGAACCATGTTGGGTTCAATTCGGATGCATATTTGAATCTTCATGAACTTGGGATGAAGCTTTATTCAGAAGCTATGGAGGATACTGTTACAAGTGAAGAAGCTCAAGGCCTTTTCGATATTGCTGCAGAGAAGTTCCAAGAGATGGCAGCTCTAGCCCTGTTCAACTGGGGAAATGTTCACATGTCGAGGGCAAGGAAGAGGGTGTTCTTTACAGAAGATGCTTCAAGTGAATCCATACTTGAACAGGTTAAAACGGCATATGAGTGGGCACAAAGAGAATATGTGAAAGCGGGAAACCGATATGAAGAAGCTCTAAAAATCAAGCCGGACTTCTATGAAGGCCTTCTTGCACTTGGGCAACAGAAATTTGAGCAAGCAAAACTTTCTTGGTATTATGCTATAGGGCACAAAGTTGATCTGGAGACATGGCCATCTTCAGAAGTTATAGAGCTTTTCGACGGTGCTGAAGACAATATGGAGAGGGGAATGCAGATGtgggaggagatggaggagCAGGGTCCTATTGAACTCTTGAAACCAGATAAGGCAAAAACCCAGTTGAAGAAAATGGGGTTGGATGGGCTATTTAAAGATGTATCAGCAGAAGAAGCAGCAGAGCAGGCTGCAAATATGAGATCTCAAATAAATCTTTTATGGGGTACCATGCTGTATGAGCGGTCTATTGTGGAATTCAAATTAGGGATGCCTGTCTGGGAAGAATGTCTGGAGGTTGCTGTTGAAAAATTTGAGCTTGCTGGAGCTTCTCCAACTGACATTGCTGTTATGATAAAGAATCATTGCTCCAATGAAACTGCACCAGAAG GTGTGGGGTTCAAAATTGATGAGATAGTACAGGCATGGAATGAGATGTATGATGCTAAAAGGTGGCAGAGTGGTGTTCCATCCTTCCGGCTGGAACCATTATTTCGAAGACGAATTCCAAAACTTCATCATCTCTTGGAGAATGTGTGA
- the LOC122068096 gene encoding protein PHOX1-like isoform X2, which yields MGKPTGKKKAQPQSKGKSGGANAKQNKSGDQGTKAYDKDTAVFITMSQGLKEEGNKLFQQRDYEGAMLKYEKALKLLPRNHIDVAHLHSNMAASYMHMGVADYPKAIRECNLALEVAPKYSKALLKRARCYETINRLELALRDVNTVLSTEPKNLTALELEEGLKKAIENKGIQVGDKGIILAPENIEYLPDSPPCIVKEKNKKKSHKNEKKKAEDKAEEKKIEGKIDEKKAEDKTEEKKIEGKIDEKKAEDRAEENKIEGKMDEKKAEDKVVVEENVGSIKKEEATRTVKFVFGEDIRWAQLPVKCSIVQLRETVRNRFPSSKAVLIKYRDQEGDLVTITTTEELGWAEASAYSQGSLRLYIVEVHPEQEPIFEAIENGKDEEKSWKNQNKIAEIDENGNGEMETRPTCIDDWIIQFACLFKNHVGFNSDAYLNLHELGMKLYSEAMEDTVTSEEAQGLFDIAAEKFQEMAALALFNWGNVHMSRARKRVFFTEDASSESILEQVKTAYEWAQREYVKAGNRYEEALKIKPDFYEGLLALGQQKFEQAKLSWYYAIGHKVDLETWPSSEVIELFDGAEDNMERGMQMWEEMEEQGPIELLKPDKAKTQLKKMGLDGLFKDVSAEEAAEQAANMRSQINLLWGTMLYERSIVEFKLGMPVWEECLEVAVEKFELAGASPTDIAVMIKNHCSNETAPEGVGFKIDEIVQAWNEMYDAKRWQSGVPSFRLEPLFRRRIPKLHHLLENV from the exons ATGGGGAAacctacagggaagaagaaggcacAGCCACAGTCAAAAGGGAAATCTGGTGGTGCAAATGCGAAGCAGAACAAATCCGGGGACCAGGGCACTAAGGCTTATGACAAGGACACAGCTGTCTTCATCACCATGTCTCAGGGGCTGAAAGAGGAAGGGAACAAGCTTTTTCAACAGAGGGATTATGAAGGAGCCATGTTGAAGTATGAGAAAGCCCTCAAGTTGCTACCCAGAAACCACATAGATGTAGCCCACCTTCACAGTAACATGGCTGCTTCCTACATGCATATGGGAGTGGCCGATTACCCCAAGGCCATCAGAGAGTGCAATTTGGCTCTTGAAGTGGCGCCCAAGTACAGTAAAGCTCTCTTGAAGAGGGCTCGGTGCTATGAAACTATTAACAGACTTGAATTAGCCTTGAGAGATGTTAATACGGTTCTTAGCACGGAGCCAAAAAATCTCACAGCATTGGAGCTTGAAGAAGGTTTGAAGAAGGCAATTGAGAACAAGGGTATCCAGGTGGGGGATAAAGGGATCATTTTGGCTCCAGAAAACATTGAATATCTTCCTGATTCACCGCCATGTATAGTTAAagagaagaacaaaaagaaaagccataaaaatgagaaaaagaaagctgAAGACAAAGCTGAGGAGAAGAAAATCGAGG GTAAAATTGATGAAAAGAAAGCTGAAGACAAAACTGAGGAGAAGAAAATTGAGGGCAAAATTGATGAAAAGAAAGCTGAAGACAGAGCTGAGGAGAATAAAATTGAAGGCAAAATGGATGAAAAGAAAGCTGAAGATAAGGTGGTTGTGGAAGAAAATGTTGGTAgtataaagaaagaagaagccaCTAGAACAGTGAAATTCGTGTTTGGAGAGGATATAAGATGGGCTCAACTACCGGTTAAATGTAGTATTGTGCAGCTGAGGGAGACAGTTAGAAATCGCTTCCCAAGCTCAAAGGCAGTTCTTATCAAATACAGGGATCAAGAAGGTGATTTGGTTACAATCACCACCACTGAAGAGCTGGGATGGGCTGAAGCGTCAGCATATTCTCAGGGTTCACTTAGACTCTACATTGTAGAAGTTCATCCTGAGCAAGAGCCAATATTCGAGGCAATAGAAAATGGTAAAGACGAGGAGAAGTCCTGGaagaaccaaaataaaattgCCGAGATTGACGAGAATGGTAATGGGGAAATGGAAACTAGGCCAACTTGTATTGATGACTGGATCATCCAGTTTGCTTGTCTGTTCAAGAACCATGTTGGGTTCAATTCGGATGCATATTTGAATCTTCATGAACTTGGGATGAAGCTTTATTCAGAAGCTATGGAGGATACTGTTACAAGTGAAGAAGCTCAAGGCCTTTTCGATATTGCTGCAGAGAAGTTCCAAGAGATGGCAGCTCTAGCCCTGTTCAACTGGGGAAATGTTCACATGTCGAGGGCAAGGAAGAGGGTGTTCTTTACAGAAGATGCTTCAAGTGAATCCATACTTGAACAGGTTAAAACGGCATATGAGTGGGCACAAAGAGAATATGTGAAAGCGGGAAACCGATATGAAGAAGCTCTAAAAATCAAGCCGGACTTCTATGAAGGCCTTCTTGCACTTGGGCAACAGAAATTTGAGCAAGCAAAACTTTCTTGGTATTATGCTATAGGGCACAAAGTTGATCTGGAGACATGGCCATCTTCAGAAGTTATAGAGCTTTTCGACGGTGCTGAAGACAATATGGAGAGGGGAATGCAGATGtgggaggagatggaggagCAGGGTCCTATTGAACTCTTGAAACCAGATAAGGCAAAAACCCAGTTGAAGAAAATGGGGTTGGATGGGCTATTTAAAGATGTATCAGCAGAAGAAGCAGCAGAGCAGGCTGCAAATATGAGATCTCAAATAAATCTTTTATGGGGTACCATGCTGTATGAGCGGTCTATTGTGGAATTCAAATTAGGGATGCCTGTCTGGGAAGAATGTCTGGAGGTTGCTGTTGAAAAATTTGAGCTTGCTGGAGCTTCTCCAACTGACATTGCTGTTATGATAAAGAATCATTGCTCCAATGAAACTGCACCAGAAG GTGTGGGGTTCAAAATTGATGAGATAGTACAGGCATGGAATGAGATGTATGATGCTAAAAGGTGGCAGAGTGGTGTTCCATCCTTCCGGCTGGAACCATTATTTCGAAGACGAATTCCAAAACTTCATCATCTCTTGGAGAATGTGTGA